A part of Citrifermentans bremense genomic DNA contains:
- a CDS encoding SDR family oxidoreductase, with the protein MDKTALVTGASSGFGAACARTLASKGWKLVLTARRREALEQLKEELGGEARVCCITLDVRDRQAVSEAFASLPAGFAEIDLLVNNAGLALGLEPAHQASLEDWEIMVDTNIKGVMYCTRAILPGMVARNRGHVVNIGSVAGSWPYPGGNVYGASKAFVQQFSRNLRADLLGTAVRVTNIEPGMAETEFSKVRFKGEDEKAQRVYAGTEPLQAEDIAEIVAWVTSVPQRVNINCVEVMSVCQAWGPLAVHRGAL; encoded by the coding sequence ATGGATAAAACTGCGCTGGTAACCGGGGCGTCGTCGGGGTTCGGAGCCGCCTGCGCCCGCACCTTGGCGAGCAAGGGATGGAAGCTGGTCCTGACCGCCCGGCGCCGCGAGGCGCTGGAGCAACTCAAAGAGGAATTGGGAGGTGAGGCCAGGGTCTGCTGCATCACCCTGGACGTCCGCGACCGACAAGCCGTCTCAGAGGCCTTTGCCTCGCTACCGGCCGGGTTTGCCGAGATAGACCTGCTGGTGAACAACGCCGGGCTGGCCCTCGGGCTCGAGCCGGCGCATCAGGCCTCGCTGGAGGACTGGGAAATTATGGTCGACACCAACATCAAAGGGGTGATGTACTGCACCCGTGCCATCCTCCCGGGCATGGTCGCCAGGAACCGTGGGCACGTGGTCAACATAGGCTCCGTCGCGGGAAGCTGGCCCTACCCTGGAGGGAACGTCTACGGAGCCAGCAAGGCGTTCGTGCAGCAGTTTTCGCGGAACCTGCGTGCTGACCTGCTCGGGACCGCCGTAAGGGTCACCAATATCGAACCCGGCATGGCCGAGACCGAGTTCTCCAAGGTGCGTTTCAAGGGGGAGGATGAAAAGGCGCAACGCGTCTACGCCGGAACGGAGCCGCTGCAGGCAGAGGACATAGCGGAGATAGTTGCCTGGGTGACCTCGGTGCCGCAACGGGTCAACATAAACTGCGTCGAGGTGATGTCGGTCTGCCAGGCCTGGGGTCCTCTGGCGGTGCACCGCGGGGCTCTCTAG
- a CDS encoding bacteriohemerythrin, translated as MLTQWRDEMTTGNHEIDGQHQELLRRVDDLLKGARAKKGSEEIGKLMWFLKKYVRRHFRDEEKLQLESGYPGYEAHKAQHEMFFREVLRLEALHAEQGENTLMIVAAVNAMCEWLRSHFKRMDMELIQFLRDNNITRRAVEPDDEETDND; from the coding sequence AACCATGAGATCGACGGACAGCACCAGGAGCTGTTGCGCCGTGTGGACGATTTATTGAAGGGCGCCAGGGCGAAAAAGGGGAGCGAAGAGATCGGAAAGCTGATGTGGTTCCTGAAAAAGTACGTGCGCAGGCACTTCAGGGACGAGGAAAAACTTCAGCTGGAATCCGGGTATCCCGGCTACGAGGCGCACAAGGCCCAGCACGAGATGTTCTTCCGGGAGGTGCTAAGGCTGGAGGCACTGCATGCCGAGCAGGGAGAAAACACCCTGATGATTGTTGCCGCCGTCAACGCCATGTGCGAGTGGTTGCGCAGCCACTTCAAACGGATGGACATGGAACTGATCCAATTCCTGCGTGACAATAACATCACCCGTCGAGCGGTAGAGCCCGACGACGAGGAAACCGATAACGACTGA